The following are encoded in a window of bacterium SCSIO 12643 genomic DNA:
- a CDS encoding gliding motility-associated C-terminal domain-containing protein, whose product MKLFYRYFAILSLVFLGFIQNTNASHISGLDFNYQCIGQDSFLVTLNIFRDCSGIPAPNNVTINFTSTCGGNINQLFNKINGPNGTEVSQLCPTSINNSTCNGGTLPGMQQHIYQGIVVLAPPCNTWTMSWSTCNRNTTVNLVGAPCSYISATLNSGVDTCNNSPMFNAQPIPYVCINQVVNYNFAVTEPDGDSIVYSFVNPLSAANTPVNFAAGYTFNQPIPGITLNSTTGQLTFTPTILGNFVIAVQVCEYEYGTGILKACVTRDIQFVVISCSNQQPLAPPGGISNFQGTGLQVGPDSVEVCVGNWFSFDLVFTDPDAADTVSLFSNIATVLPGATVTTTPGNPATISVSWIAQAGSAPFNTFTVTGVDDACPTPGLVTASYNVIVVPSTYAGPDLTICQGTQWAQMGAVGGTVFTWSVLSGSPIDTVPSSPGYNATCQTCQFPSFSPNVTTTYIVTSNLSGTCVNVDTVVVNVAPNFNLTMPNDTLICSVDDYPLQISTDQPSFSYTYKWSPSSSLDYDTVMVPLANPSDPTNYTVTVTSAGGCKKTGSVFIDLSPPFPNNMQVTGDTVLCVGQTTQLGIDYGPIPAGNCGPTTQGCLGVVQNGDIGTGTATNTGNTFPSIYGGSRWGAKHQIIYQPADLISMGLAAGGMLNSIAFFVNTVGTPTVYDNFEIKMGCTSEMDLSNGWISPGNMTVVVPANLYTVVAGWNVHNFNTAYKWDGTSSLVFEICFNNVGNAANGNSIMPYTPTGYQSVIYQSANNQSVCQTYSSVGTFGGATLTNQRPNTRFNFCAGVDPAALTYSWSPAAGLSSTNIPDPIAGPPNSITYQVVVSDTFGGCADTLTHHINMVTQFDAGFTFNDPYCVSADPDSATVNVGGGYFTGTGVDSSGLFDPALAGVGVFPITYHLTTPALCANDSTINVQVIPLPDASITYNEVCVGGAPITLTAATAGGVWSGAAITDTTNGVFDPVGLSAGTYNVAYTLYTPCLSSDTMGIKVIEPYNFTFNQLQVNVCQDDTVHVTNNYTLSNNPLQGAGPVKAIWSDPTGRIDSNGVFDADGATPGDYIVTLSVTGLDGTCGTSKTMTIKVLQKDYPQFPNGLTFCDNEDKATISVSPWLFGNGTSFTQTPISPLGPNDTLDINAFGSNGRFDATNAPLGAWVLEVTYTNLNGCTGVSSDTIRVLETPSAPSPNPAAYCEGEDVYLFATASNPDSLYWYNDINLLDTVGIGNPTFWGVAPNPNSGDVFVWVTENNDRCISPAVKYQLPIKDAPTAEFEMNFTDTTGTSQFNVPHWQSPIYGHAPFSVDFKALNITSTDSVVWYHHWEKHPNSPSGSVNTTNSDNVTFSYNLANLDENGMAIDSAYINQLIVTNEFGCKDTAQALIWSVATEAFFNIFTPNGDGQNDVFYLPVFGLKEYKVEIYNRWGKKVYEWTDPNQGWAGEDQPDGVYYYVLSGIRNDDSEYKKQGTVTLTGSGR is encoded by the coding sequence ATGAAGTTATTTTACCGTTATTTCGCCATTTTGTCTTTGGTGTTTTTGGGTTTTATCCAAAATACAAATGCATCCCATATTTCTGGGTTAGATTTTAATTATCAATGCATTGGACAAGACTCTTTTCTTGTTACTTTAAATATATTTAGAGATTGTAGTGGTATTCCTGCCCCTAATAATGTAACTATTAACTTTACCAGTACTTGTGGTGGGAATATTAATCAACTCTTCAATAAAATAAATGGACCTAATGGTACAGAAGTATCTCAACTATGTCCTACAAGTATCAACAACTCTACTTGTAATGGGGGTACTCTACCTGGTATGCAGCAACACATCTATCAAGGTATTGTTGTTTTAGCACCACCTTGTAATACCTGGACCATGTCATGGAGTACCTGTAATAGAAATACCACAGTTAACTTAGTTGGAGCACCATGTTCTTATATCAGTGCTACACTAAATAGTGGAGTAGATACTTGTAACAACTCTCCAATGTTTAATGCACAACCAATTCCTTATGTGTGTATCAATCAGGTAGTAAATTATAACTTCGCTGTAACCGAGCCAGATGGAGATTCTATCGTTTATAGTTTTGTAAACCCTCTTTCTGCCGCTAATACTCCAGTGAACTTCGCTGCTGGTTATACTTTTAACCAACCAATTCCAGGGATTACATTAAATTCTACTACCGGTCAATTAACTTTCACCCCTACTATCTTAGGTAACTTCGTTATTGCCGTTCAGGTATGTGAATATGAATATGGAACAGGTATATTAAAGGCGTGTGTCACTCGTGATATCCAATTCGTTGTGATTAGTTGTTCTAATCAGCAACCATTGGCTCCACCAGGTGGTATCTCTAACTTCCAGGGTACTGGTCTTCAAGTAGGTCCTGACTCTGTTGAAGTTTGTGTAGGTAACTGGTTTTCTTTCGATCTTGTTTTTACTGATCCTGATGCTGCTGATACTGTTTCTCTGTTCTCTAACATTGCTACAGTTCTACCTGGTGCTACCGTTACTACTACTCCGGGTAATCCTGCAACTATCAGTGTATCATGGATCGCTCAAGCTGGTTCCGCTCCATTTAATACTTTCACCGTTACCGGGGTTGATGACGCTTGTCCTACTCCTGGTCTTGTAACAGCTTCTTATAATGTCATCGTGGTCCCTTCTACCTATGCTGGTCCTGACCTCACTATTTGTCAGGGTACACAATGGGCTCAAATGGGTGCTGTTGGCGGTACTGTATTCACATGGTCTGTCCTTTCTGGTTCTCCGATCGATACCGTACCTTCTTCACCAGGTTATAACGCAACTTGTCAGACGTGTCAATTCCCGTCTTTCTCTCCAAATGTCACTACTACTTATATCGTTACTTCAAACCTTTCTGGTACTTGTGTAAATGTAGATACTGTTGTAGTGAATGTGGCTCCTAACTTCAACTTAACAATGCCAAATGATACGCTTATTTGTTCGGTTGATGATTATCCACTTCAAATCTCTACGGATCAACCTTCTTTCTCTTACACTTATAAATGGTCGCCTTCCAGTTCTCTGGATTATGATACTGTAATGGTTCCTTTGGCGAACCCTTCTGATCCTACTAACTACACTGTGACTGTAACTTCTGCGGGTGGATGTAAAAAGACTGGTTCTGTATTTATCGATCTTTCTCCTCCTTTCCCAAACAACATGCAAGTCACTGGGGATACCGTTCTTTGCGTAGGACAAACTACACAGTTGGGTATTGATTATGGGCCTATTCCAGCCGGAAACTGTGGTCCTACAACACAAGGTTGTTTAGGGGTTGTACAAAATGGTGATATTGGTACGGGTACTGCAACTAATACTGGTAATACATTCCCTTCTATCTATGGAGGCTCTCGTTGGGGGGCTAAACACCAAATCATTTACCAACCTGCTGATCTAATCAGCATGGGACTTGCTGCTGGAGGTATGTTAAACTCTATCGCTTTCTTTGTTAACACTGTGGGTACTCCTACTGTATATGACAACTTCGAAATCAAAATGGGTTGTACTTCTGAAATGGACCTTTCTAATGGTTGGATTTCTCCTGGTAACATGACTGTTGTGGTTCCGGCCAACTTGTACACTGTTGTGGCGGGTTGGAATGTTCACAACTTCAATACTGCTTATAAATGGGATGGTACTTCCAGTCTCGTTTTTGAAATCTGTTTCAACAACGTTGGTAATGCAGCTAATGGAAATAGCATCATGCCTTATACTCCTACGGGGTATCAATCTGTGATTTACCAATCTGCAAATAACCAATCTGTTTGCCAGACTTATAGTTCTGTGGGAACATTTGGCGGAGCAACTTTAACCAATCAACGTCCTAATACCAGATTTAACTTCTGTGCTGGGGTTGATCCTGCTGCTTTGACATATTCATGGTCTCCTGCTGCTGGTTTAAGCAGTACTAATATCCCGGATCCTATCGCTGGGCCGCCAAATTCAATAACATACCAGGTGGTGGTTTCAGACACTTTCGGTGGGTGTGCGGATACGCTGACTCACCATATCAATATGGTAACTCAATTTGATGCAGGGTTTACTTTCAATGATCCTTATTGTGTGAGTGCTGATCCTGATTCTGCTACCGTAAACGTTGGTGGTGGATACTTCACAGGTACCGGTGTAGACTCCAGTGGACTCTTCGATCCTGCTCTTGCTGGTGTGGGTGTATTCCCTATCACTTATCATTTAACTACTCCGGCTCTTTGTGCCAATGATTCTACAATCAATGTTCAGGTTATCCCACTTCCGGATGCTTCCATTACTTATAATGAAGTGTGTGTCGGAGGGGCTCCTATCACTCTGACTGCCGCTACTGCTGGTGGGGTATGGTCTGGGGCGGCTATTACAGATACTACTAATGGTGTCTTCGATCCTGTTGGACTTTCTGCCGGTACTTATAATGTCGCTTATACTTTATATACTCCATGTCTAAGTTCTGACACTATGGGTATCAAAGTTATCGAACCTTATAACTTCACATTTAATCAGTTACAAGTTAACGTTTGTCAGGATGATACTGTACACGTAACTAATAACTATACACTTTCTAACAATCCTCTGCAAGGTGCTGGGCCGGTGAAAGCCATCTGGAGTGATCCTACTGGTCGTATCGACTCTAATGGTGTTTTCGATGCCGATGGTGCTACTCCGGGTGATTATATCGTTACACTTTCTGTTACCGGTCTTGATGGTACTTGTGGTACTTCGAAAACCATGACCATTAAAGTCCTACAAAAAGATTATCCACAGTTCCCGAACGGACTTACTTTCTGTGATAATGAAGATAAAGCTACCATCAGCGTTAGTCCTTGGTTATTCGGTAATGGTACTTCTTTCACGCAAACACCGATTAGTCCACTTGGACCTAATGATACGCTTGATATCAACGCTTTTGGTTCTAATGGTAGATTTGATGCAACTAATGCTCCGCTTGGTGCTTGGGTTCTTGAAGTGACTTATACCAACTTAAATGGTTGTACTGGTGTTAGTAGTGATACTATCCGTGTACTGGAAACTCCTAGTGCTCCTTCTCCTAATCCTGCCGCTTATTGTGAAGGCGAAGATGTCTATCTTTTTGCTACTGCTTCTAATCCTGATAGTCTTTACTGGTATAATGACATCAATCTTTTAGATACTGTCGGTATTGGTAATCCTACTTTCTGGGGGGTAGCTCCTAATCCAAATAGTGGTGATGTCTTCGTTTGGGTTACTGAAAACAATGATAGATGTATCTCTCCGGCTGTTAAATATCAATTGCCTATCAAAGATGCACCTACTGCTGAATTTGAAATGAACTTTACGGATACTACCGGTACTTCACAGTTTAATGTTCCACACTGGCAATCGCCTATCTATGGACATGCTCCGTTCAGTGTAGACTTTAAAGCTCTCAACATTACTTCTACTGATTCTGTGGTTTGGTATCACCATTGGGAGAAACATCCTAACTCTCCTTCTGGATCTGTAAATACTACAAACTCTGATAATGTCACTTTCAGTTACAACTTAGCGAATCTTGATGAAAATGGTATGGCTATCGATTCTGCTTATATCAACCAATTAATCGTAACCAATGAGTTTGGCTGTAAGGATACTGCTCAAGCTTTAATCTGGAGTGTCGCTACTGAAGCTTTCTTCAACATCTTTACGCCTAATGGTGATGGTCAAAACGATGTATTCTATCTTCCTGTTTTTGGTTTAAAAGAATACAAAGTTGAAATCTACAACCGTTGGGGTAAGAAAGTTTATGAATGGACCGATCCTAACCAGGGATGGGCCGGAGAAGATCAACCAGATGGAGTTTACTATTATGTTTTATCTGGAATCAGAAATGATGACTCTGAATATAAAAAACAAGGTACTGTGACTCTTACAGGGTCTGGTAGATAA